In a genomic window of Chryseobacterium sp. G0162:
- a CDS encoding TonB-dependent receptor, with protein sequence MKLIYCLLLIFCGSAFTSAQKTYTVQGTVQDFHDKTMLENAVVKIGNLTAKTNKKGVFSFDKVPAGKYTLIAKHPDCNDYTENIGVDQDVHLVITLEHHSNDIETITIHGNHKNNGSLVIKTLSKSDIEKNSTDNLGNLLSKISGVTALKTGNNISKPVIHGLYGSRISILNNGVRLAEQEWGVEHAPNVDINNFQHIDVIKGASALKYGSDAIGGVVVLEPEVFPKKDTLKGSIGLTGISNGRGLGLDVDVARIWKNGWAIKSGGSIKKLGDQSAPDYNLKNTGMDFSSFNFTVQNNTFERGISFDYYLTNQNIGILRDSHVSTTGDYDRAMNANPPVYSGKFSYDIDNPRQVVEHHIAKVSAFKRFENIGKLSATYSYQYNHRQEYDIRRGELKDTPALDLELMTHQFNINDLIERGKWSLETGIDAGFQNNYSDPATKARRLIPNYDKYSAGAYSVFKYKISSEFNFEAGARYDFTRYDVTKWYDKSDWEKSYADTYPQFYVKTDQNRVLTRPQLNYNNVSFNAGLEYRPNANFDVKFNYAKVGRAPNVAELFSDGLHHSAGVIETGDMGLKNEQGHQFNLNIDSKFNILKGLNVSVNPYFFITKNFINEVPVGIKGTIRGVFPEWVYQQIDAKMYGVDLDVNWKLTDDLTYVGRGSYVYGQDDTNNEPLILMMPPNFSNALQFKKQEWNNFYFTVENQTFLKQTRFPIRNVPLELYVNGELVDKMLDISTPPSGYSLWNIQTGINISKNFSAGLIVNNLFNTSYREYLNRLRFFADEPGRNFILNFRYKF encoded by the coding sequence ATGAAATTGATATATTGCCTGTTGTTGATCTTTTGTGGATCAGCATTTACGAGTGCACAGAAAACGTATACTGTACAAGGAACGGTTCAGGATTTTCATGATAAAACCATGTTGGAAAATGCAGTGGTGAAAATTGGGAATCTTACAGCCAAAACAAATAAAAAAGGAGTGTTCTCCTTTGATAAAGTCCCTGCAGGGAAGTATACACTCATTGCAAAACATCCTGATTGCAATGATTATACTGAAAATATAGGAGTTGATCAGGATGTACATCTGGTCATTACACTGGAGCATCACAGTAATGATATTGAAACCATTACCATACATGGAAATCATAAAAATAATGGTTCATTGGTAATCAAGACACTTAGTAAATCGGATATAGAGAAAAACTCTACAGATAATCTTGGAAACTTGTTATCTAAAATCTCAGGGGTAACTGCTCTGAAAACTGGAAATAATATTTCAAAGCCGGTTATTCATGGTCTTTATGGAAGTCGTATCAGCATTTTAAATAATGGAGTACGATTGGCAGAGCAGGAATGGGGAGTAGAACATGCTCCCAATGTTGATATTAATAATTTTCAGCATATTGATGTGATCAAAGGAGCCTCTGCCCTGAAGTATGGTAGTGATGCCATAGGGGGAGTAGTAGTACTGGAACCAGAAGTTTTTCCTAAAAAAGATACTCTTAAAGGTTCAATAGGACTTACGGGAATTTCCAACGGAAGAGGGCTGGGACTTGATGTAGATGTTGCCAGAATATGGAAGAATGGTTGGGCCATAAAATCCGGGGGAAGCATCAAAAAATTAGGAGATCAGAGCGCTCCGGATTATAATTTGAAAAATACAGGAATGGATTTTTCATCATTTAATTTTACCGTTCAGAATAATACTTTTGAAAGGGGAATTTCTTTCGACTATTATTTGACCAATCAAAATATTGGGATTTTAAGAGATTCACATGTCTCTACAACCGGGGATTATGATAGAGCAATGAATGCAAACCCTCCAGTGTATTCTGGTAAGTTCAGTTATGATATTGATAATCCAAGACAGGTCGTTGAACATCATATTGCCAAAGTTTCGGCTTTCAAAAGATTTGAAAATATCGGAAAACTGTCGGCTACATACAGTTATCAGTATAATCACAGACAGGAATATGATATCAGAAGAGGTGAATTGAAAGATACACCGGCTCTTGATTTGGAACTGATGACCCACCAGTTTAATATCAATGATCTGATAGAAAGAGGAAAATGGTCATTAGAAACAGGGATTGATGCCGGTTTTCAGAATAATTATTCAGACCCGGCGACAAAGGCAAGACGTCTGATCCCGAATTATGATAAATATTCTGCAGGAGCTTATTCTGTTTTCAAATACAAAATTTCTTCTGAATTTAATTTTGAGGCAGGAGCAAGATATGACTTCACCCGTTATGATGTGACCAAATGGTACGATAAAAGTGACTGGGAGAAATCCTATGCAGATACTTATCCCCAATTTTATGTAAAAACAGATCAAAACAGAGTTTTGACACGTCCTCAACTTAATTATAATAATGTTTCCTTCAATGCAGGGTTGGAATATCGTCCTAATGCAAATTTTGATGTGAAATTTAATTATGCAAAAGTAGGGCGGGCTCCAAATGTAGCGGAATTATTTTCAGATGGTCTGCATCACTCAGCTGGAGTGATCGAAACTGGAGATATGGGGCTAAAAAATGAGCAGGGACATCAGTTTAACTTGAATATAGACTCAAAGTTTAATATTCTGAAAGGCTTGAATGTTTCTGTAAATCCTTATTTCTTCATCACAAAAAATTTCATTAATGAAGTTCCGGTAGGTATAAAAGGGACAATCAGAGGAGTGTTCCCAGAATGGGTATACCAGCAGATTGATGCGAAAATGTATGGGGTGGATTTGGATGTTAACTGGAAACTGACAGATGATTTGACTTATGTAGGGAGAGGAAGCTATGTCTATGGACAGGATGATACGAACAACGAACCGTTGATTCTAATGATGCCACCAAACTTTTCCAATGCATTGCAGTTTAAAAAACAAGAATGGAATAATTTTTATTTCACCGTTGAAAATCAAACATTCCTAAAACAAACCAGATTCCCGATTCGAAATGTGCCGTTGGAACTTTATGTAAATGGAGAACTGGTGGATAAAATGCTTGATATCAGTAC